A section of the Camelus dromedarius isolate mCamDro1 chromosome 14, mCamDro1.pat, whole genome shotgun sequence genome encodes:
- the YIPF1 gene encoding protein YIPF1 has protein sequence MAAVDDLQFEEFGDATTSLAANPDATTISIEDPGETPKHQPGPPRGSGREEDDELLGNDDSDKTELLAGQKKSSPFWTFEYYQTFFDVDTYQVFDRIKGSLLPIPGKNFVRLYIRSNPDLYGPFWICATLVFAIAISGNLSNFLIHLGEKTYHYVPEFRKVSIAATIIYAYAWLVPLALWGFLVWRNSKVMNIVSYSFLEIVCVYGYSLFIYIPTAILWIIPQKAVRWILVTIALGISGSVLAMTFWPAVREDNRRIALATVVTIVLLHMLLSVGCLAYFFDAPEMDHLPATTAAPNQTVAAAKSH, from the exons AATTTGGTGATGCAACCACTTCTCTAGCAGCAAACCCAGATGCCACTACAATAAGCATCGAGGATCCTGGTGAAACCCCAAAACATCAGCCAGGACCCCCAAGAGgctcagggagagaagaggatgaTGAGTTACTAGGAAATGATGACTCTGACAAAACTGAG CTACTTGCTGGACAGAAGAAAAGCTCCCCTTTCTGGACGTTTGAATACTACCAAACATTCTTTGATGTAGACACTTACCAG GTCTTTGACAGAATAAAAGGGTCTCTTTTGCCAATACCAGGAAAAAACTTTGTGAGGTTATATATCCGCAGCAATCCAGATCTCTATG gCCCCTTTTGGATATGTGCCACACTGGTCTTTGCCATAGCAATTAGCGGGAATCTTTCCAACTTCTTAATCCATCTGGGAGAGAAGACATACCATTATGTGCCCGAATTCCGAAAAG TGTCCATCGCAGCCACAATCATCTATGCCTATGCCTGGCTGGTTCCTCTCGCACTCTGGGGTTTCCTCGTGTGGAGAAACAGCAAAGTCATGAACATTGTCTCCTATTCATTTTTGGAGATCGTGTGCGTCTATGGCTATTCACTCTTCATTTACATTCCCACGGCA ATACTGTGGATCATCCCCCAGAAAGCCGTCCGTTGGATTCTAGTCACGATTGCCCTGGGCATCTCAGGCTCTGTCTTGGCAATGACATTTTGGCCAGCTGTTCGTGAGGACAACCGACGCATCGCGTTGGCCACCGTTGTGACAATTGTGTTGCTTCACATGCTGCTTTCTGTGGGCTGCTTG GCCTACTTCTTTGATGCACCAGAGATGGACCACCTCCCAGCAACCACAGCTGCTCCAAACCAGACAGTTGCAGCAGCTAAGTCCCACTAA